In the Paenibacillus sp. FSL H7-0357 genome, one interval contains:
- a CDS encoding sugar phosphate isomerase/epimerase family protein, with amino-acid sequence MHLSVFYNHIVRASEQTGLTLEEVLNRVHEFGISAVELDLEEALGCGKEVMKKRLEKAGISVASMYGFFDFGNDPDTKPGFEFIDTAEYLGAGKMLIIPGFVDETASAEERNAALQKMAGTLNSICGYAERKRILVTMEDFDDIRAPFSGSDELLWFLEQVPKLHITFDTGNFIYRGEDELEAYEKLKHRIVHVHCKDRSLDEQNGGMPKLAMSGARLFPSPAGSGFIPIEAILTRLKAGGYDDTLAIEHFDAVDQLGYMEQSAEWLRSSWAKQPF; translated from the coding sequence GTGCACCTATCTGTGTTTTACAATCATATTGTGAGGGCAAGCGAGCAAACCGGGCTGACATTGGAGGAAGTACTGAATAGAGTACATGAGTTTGGCATCAGTGCGGTAGAGCTGGATCTTGAAGAGGCCTTAGGCTGCGGCAAGGAGGTCATGAAGAAACGGCTGGAAAAAGCGGGTATTTCGGTCGCGTCGATGTATGGCTTTTTTGATTTTGGAAATGACCCCGATACCAAGCCAGGGTTTGAATTTATCGATACGGCGGAATATTTGGGAGCGGGGAAAATGCTCATTATCCCCGGATTCGTGGATGAAACAGCAAGTGCCGAGGAGCGCAATGCGGCGCTGCAGAAGATGGCCGGGACCTTGAACAGTATTTGCGGTTATGCTGAACGTAAGCGCATTCTTGTGACGATGGAGGACTTCGATGACATTCGCGCGCCGTTCTCCGGCTCGGATGAACTGCTCTGGTTCCTGGAGCAGGTGCCCAAGCTGCACATCACTTTTGATACAGGGAATTTCATTTACCGTGGCGAGGATGAACTGGAAGCCTATGAGAAGCTTAAGCACAGAATCGTCCATGTCCACTGCAAAGACCGCTCACTGGATGAACAGAATGGGGGCATGCCGAAGCTGGCCATGAGTGGAGCCCGGCTGTTCCCATCGCCAGCCGGGTCCGGCTTCATCCCGATTGAAGCGATTCTGACCCGGCTGAAGGCAGGCGGTTACGATGATACGCTGGCTATTGAGCATTTTGATGCAGTGGACCAGTTGGGCTACATGGAACAATCGGCGGAGTGGC
- a CDS encoding HAD family hydrolase: protein MSIQAVLFDFDGTLADTLPVSFSAFKAVFKQYDNREVTNDELVAMFGPTEEDIIGGNFKDKASVLQGIHDYYSLYEKGHFEEDFQPDQGIMDLLHLLKGQGVKLAVITGKSRRAFEISTGALNMTDFFDITITGDDVDRPKPDPEGIHKALNILGLDPAEAVFVGDSNADILAGKAAGLRTYGVRWLSTFQSLVYDVSPDGIFSNVDEFRELLAKEIRIQDN from the coding sequence ATGTCAATTCAAGCCGTGTTATTTGATTTTGATGGGACGCTTGCCGATACTTTGCCGGTATCCTTCAGTGCCTTTAAAGCCGTGTTTAAGCAATACGACAATCGAGAGGTCACGAACGACGAACTGGTTGCCATGTTTGGCCCGACAGAGGAAGACATCATTGGCGGCAACTTCAAAGATAAAGCCTCCGTTCTGCAAGGTATTCACGATTATTACTCGTTATATGAGAAGGGGCATTTTGAAGAAGATTTCCAACCCGATCAGGGAATTATGGATCTGCTTCATTTATTGAAGGGACAAGGTGTGAAGCTTGCTGTAATCACGGGGAAAAGCAGACGCGCGTTTGAGATATCAACCGGGGCTTTGAACATGACGGACTTTTTTGATATCACGATTACAGGGGATGACGTGGATAGACCCAAGCCAGACCCCGAAGGTATACATAAAGCTTTGAACATACTGGGCCTTGATCCGGCAGAAGCTGTATTCGTAGGTGACAGCAATGCAGACATCCTCGCAGGCAAGGCTGCCGGACTGCGGACTTACGGTGTCCGCTGGTTATCCACTTTCCAGAGCCTGGTCTACGATGTTTCGCCGGATGGCATTTTCAGCAATGTGGACGAATTCCGTGAACTTCTTGCTAAAGAGATCCGCATTCAAGATAATTAA
- a CDS encoding zinc ribbon domain-containing protein YjdM, translating to MSYLPKCPKCNSEYTYEDGSLLVCPECAHEWSLEAETGDSEDQKIVKDSNGNVLNDGDTITVIKDLKVKGTSLVVKIGTKVKNIRLIDGDHDIDCKIDGFGAMKLKSEFVKKV from the coding sequence ATGTCGTATTTACCAAAATGTCCAAAATGTAATTCGGAATACACTTACGAGGATGGCAGCTTGCTCGTATGCCCGGAATGTGCCCATGAATGGAGTCTGGAAGCAGAGACTGGGGACAGCGAAGATCAAAAGATTGTTAAAGACTCCAATGGAAATGTCCTGAACGATGGCGACACGATAACAGTGATTAAAGACCTGAAAGTTAAAGGGACGTCTTTGGTCGTGAAGATAGGCACAAAAGTAAAAAATATTCGTCTGATTGACGGAGATCATGATATTGACTGCAAAATTGACGGGTTCGGGGCCATGAAATTAAAATCGGAGTTTGTGAAAAAGGTATAG